In Mus musculus strain C57BL/6J chromosome 1, GRCm38.p6 C57BL/6J, a single genomic region encodes these proteins:
- the Gal3st2b gene encoding galactose-3-O-sulfotransferase 2: MWGSQHRSFQVALWFLVLAVFLLVGFLHVDFRLLIPDKVQEPPVTNIMFLKTHKTASSTILNILYRFSESHNLSTALPEGSRVHLGYPWFFVTRYVEGLKQDAHLQHHFNIMCNHLRFNYPEVQKVMPRDTFYFSILRNPVFQLESSFIYYKDYAPAFQRAKSLDEFLADPWKYYNASVSLKNVYAKNNMWFDFGFDNNAPADMDYVRKRLAEVEQRFHLVLIADYFDESMVLLRRRLRWQLDDVVSFKLNVRSQSTVSHLTPESQERVQHWCALDWQLYQHFNRTFWTQLHAELSPRQLTEEVEQLRERQRELMALCLQDPEPKNLTHIDDQNLRPYQGGKANILGYNLRHGLDTTTLHICQRMAMPELQHMAHMYSLQFPDKTPKDIPFLKK, from the exons GTCCTTCCAGGTGGCACTCTGGTTCCTGGTCCTGGCTGTGTTCCTCCTGGTTGGTTTCCTGCATGTGGACTTCAGACTACTTATACC GGACAAGGTCCAGGAACCACCGGTCACAAACATCATGTTCCTCAAGACTCACAAGACAGCCAGCAGTACAATCCTCAACATCCTCTACCGCTTCTCAGAGTCTCACAACCTATCCACAGCACTGCCCGAGGGCTCTAGAGTCCATCTGGGTTACCCCTGGTTTTTTGTGACACGGTATGTGGAGGGCCTGAAGCAGGACGCCCACCTGCAGCATCACTTTAACATCATGTGCAACCACCTTCGGTTCAACTATCCTGAG GTGCAGAAAGTCATGCCCAGGGACACTTTCTACTTCTCCATCCTCCGGAACCCAGTTTTCCAGCTGGAGTCCTCCTTCATCTACTATAAGGACTATGCACCTGCCTTCCAGAGAGCCAAGAGCCTGGACGAATTCCTGGCAGATCCGTGGAAGTACTACAACGCTAGTGTGAGCCTGAAAAATGTCTATGCGAAAAACAACatgtggtttgattttggttttgacaACAACGCCCCAGCAGACATGGACTATGTTCGCAAGCGCCTTGCGGAGGTGGAGCAGCGATTCCATCTGGTGCTCATTGCAGACTACTTCGATGAGTCTATGGTGCTGCTGCGCAGAAGGCTGCGCTGGCAGCTAGATGACGTCGTGTCCTTCAAGCTGAACGTGCGCAGCCAGAGCACTGTCTCCCACCTGACGCCTGAGAGCCAGGAGCGTGTCCAGCACTGGTGTGCGCTGGACTGGCAGCTCTACCAGCATTTCAATCGCACGTTTTGGACCCAGCTGCATGCGGAGCTAAGCCCACGCCAGCTCACAGAAGAGGTGGAGCAGCTGCGGGAGAGGCAGCGCGAGCTCATGGCCCTGTGTCTTCAGGATCCAGAGCCCAAGAACCTGACACACATAGATGACCAGAATCTGCGTCCTTACCAGGGTGGGAAGGCCAATATTCTGGGCTACAACCTTAGGCATGGTCTGGACACCACCACACTGCATATCTGTCAGAGAATGGCGATGCCCGAGCTCCAGCACATGGCCCATATGTACTCTCTGCAGTTTCCCGACAAGACTCCCAAGGATATCCCATTCCTGAAAAAGTAG
- the Gal3st2b gene encoding galactose-3-O-sulfotransferase 2 isoform X1: protein MSILRGTQRSFQVALWFLVLAVFLLVGFLHVDFRLLIPDKVQEPPVTNIMFLKTHKTASSTILNILYRFSESHNLSTALPEGSRVHLGYPWFFVTRYVEGLKQDAHLQHHFNIMCNHLRFNYPEVQKVMPRDTFYFSILRNPVFQLESSFIYYKDYAPAFQRAKSLDEFLADPWKYYNASVSLKNVYAKNNMWFDFGFDNNAPADMDYVRKRLAEVEQRFHLVLIADYFDESMVLLRRRLRWQLDDVVSFKLNVRSQSTVSHLTPESQERVQHWCALDWQLYQHFNRTFWTQLHAELSPRQLTEEVEQLRERQRELMALCLQDPEPKNLTHIDDQNLRPYQGGKANILGYNLRHGLDTTTLHICQRMAMPELQHMAHMYSLQFPDKTPKDIPFLKK, encoded by the exons GTCCTTCCAGGTGGCACTCTGGTTCCTGGTCCTGGCTGTGTTCCTCCTGGTTGGTTTCCTGCATGTGGACTTCAGACTACTTATACC GGACAAGGTCCAGGAACCACCGGTCACAAACATCATGTTCCTCAAGACTCACAAGACAGCCAGCAGTACAATCCTCAACATCCTCTACCGCTTCTCAGAGTCTCACAACCTATCCACAGCACTGCCCGAGGGCTCTAGAGTCCATCTGGGTTACCCCTGGTTTTTTGTGACACGGTATGTGGAGGGCCTGAAGCAGGACGCCCACCTGCAGCATCACTTTAACATCATGTGCAACCACCTTCGGTTCAACTATCCTGAG GTGCAGAAAGTCATGCCCAGGGACACTTTCTACTTCTCCATCCTCCGGAACCCAGTTTTCCAGCTGGAGTCCTCCTTCATCTACTATAAGGACTATGCACCTGCCTTCCAGAGAGCCAAGAGCCTGGACGAATTCCTGGCAGATCCGTGGAAGTACTACAACGCTAGTGTGAGCCTGAAAAATGTCTATGCGAAAAACAACatgtggtttgattttggttttgacaACAACGCCCCAGCAGACATGGACTATGTTCGCAAGCGCCTTGCGGAGGTGGAGCAGCGATTCCATCTGGTGCTCATTGCAGACTACTTCGATGAGTCTATGGTGCTGCTGCGCAGAAGGCTGCGCTGGCAGCTAGATGACGTCGTGTCCTTCAAGCTGAACGTGCGCAGCCAGAGCACTGTCTCCCACCTGACGCCTGAGAGCCAGGAGCGTGTCCAGCACTGGTGTGCGCTGGACTGGCAGCTCTACCAGCATTTCAATCGCACGTTTTGGACCCAGCTGCATGCGGAGCTAAGCCCACGCCAGCTCACAGAAGAGGTGGAGCAGCTGCGGGAGAGGCAGCGCGAGCTCATGGCCCTGTGTCTTCAGGATCCAGAGCCCAAGAACCTGACACACATAGATGACCAGAATCTGCGTCCTTACCAGGGTGGGAAGGCCAATATTCTGGGCTACAACCTTAGGCATGGTCTGGACACCACCACACTGCATATCTGTCAGAGAATGGCGATGCCCGAGCTCCAGCACATGGCCCATATGTACTCTCTGCAGTTTCCCGACAAGACTCCCAAGGATATCCCATTCCTGAAAAAGTAG